A portion of the Rahnella variigena genome contains these proteins:
- a CDS encoding helix-turn-helix domain-containing protein — MHRVNANYDRIIDALAGYTHVANPDEISRGKRRYHLTKDNVRRVMFIMDGDFLLKLKGRNKVLNILSSPSVVGVTPAFDESPVYLERIDYGKINYIEYDVFWRLIFEKDLFNDAMSILACQYSDLMDYIQLSKSNSYDEVTSLIERWNKLPTHLKRRFSVLYLIEHSSHLSKSSISRVLKDLKEKGELELINGKFI, encoded by the coding sequence ATGCATAGAGTGAACGCAAATTATGACCGAATTATCGACGCATTAGCTGGATATACGCATGTAGCAAATCCTGATGAGATTTCACGCGGTAAACGGCGATATCATTTAACCAAAGATAACGTACGTCGGGTTATGTTTATCATGGATGGAGACTTTTTGCTGAAGCTGAAAGGAAGAAATAAGGTGCTTAATATTTTATCTTCACCGTCAGTGGTGGGGGTGACACCTGCTTTTGATGAGTCGCCAGTATATCTGGAAAGGATAGATTATGGAAAAATCAATTACATCGAATATGATGTTTTTTGGCGATTAATTTTTGAAAAGGATTTATTTAATGATGCCATGTCTATTTTGGCATGCCAATATTCAGACTTAATGGATTACATTCAGTTATCTAAAAGTAATTCTTACGATGAAGTGACTTCTCTGATTGAGCGTTGGAATAAATTGCCCACTCATCTTAAGAGACGTTTTTCTGTTCTCTATTTGATTGAACATAGTTCCCATCTTTCAAAAAGCTCCATAAGCAGAGTTTTGAAAGACCTTAAAGAGAAAGGGGAACTCGAGTTGATTAACGGAAAATTTATCTAG
- a CDS encoding helix-turn-helix transcriptional regulator produces MDIKVICSDADFYFKNGISKIIEDALPTKNKISFVDKINSESISQADFIIINAAHWRLYMCHPAYRFRKKSSVLILFTDDDSNISSEKLPVCYQSLTCISQTETVRNVKYKIAKAWFLANELNISYYRSGDCIRCKLPRISLIQLRVLHHFKKGDTVHQTAKYLGVSVKTVYTHKYNIMRKFYIKGDFLFYSFIRHVSLFELYTGSLNDE; encoded by the coding sequence ATGGATATTAAAGTTATATGTTCTGATGCTGATTTTTATTTTAAGAATGGCATTTCAAAAATAATTGAAGATGCTTTGCCAACGAAAAATAAAATTTCGTTTGTCGATAAGATCAATAGCGAAAGTATATCTCAGGCAGACTTCATTATAATTAATGCTGCCCACTGGCGTCTTTATATGTGTCATCCTGCCTACCGCTTTAGAAAAAAAAGCAGTGTCCTGATTTTATTCACTGACGATGACAGTAATATTTCGTCCGAAAAATTGCCAGTCTGCTATCAATCATTGACCTGCATATCGCAGACGGAAACTGTCAGAAACGTTAAGTATAAAATCGCGAAAGCCTGGTTTTTAGCAAATGAATTAAACATTTCTTACTACAGGTCAGGTGATTGTATAAGGTGCAAGTTACCACGGATTTCATTAATTCAGCTGAGAGTGTTACATCATTTTAAAAAGGGCGATACCGTCCACCAGACTGCTAAATATCTTGGTGTGTCAGTAAAAACAGTTTATACGCATAAATATAACATTATGAGGAAGTTTTATATAAAAGGTGATTTTCTATTTTATTCCTTCATCAGACATGTTTCCCTTTTCGAGCTCTATACAGGGTCATTAAATGATGAATGA